Proteins encoded together in one Riemerella anatipestifer window:
- a CDS encoding IS982-like element ISRa1 family transposase, with the protein MNNIEQIYERILEVLGLFSENQLISYQRRTPKMSDLEVISLNITAEYLSIDSELQLFRKLPNSLINKIERSVYNKRKRRLSLQTEQIRQRISMEFNEFEDIFIVDSMPMKVCENVRSTRSKICKEQSYSSPTYGYCASQKLYFYGYKLHAVCSLNGVIKNFDISPASVHDIHYLKDIGEQMRNCTLIGDRGYLSAKVQIDLFNYANIKLDTPMRSNQKDYIPQFSLYKKKRKRIETFFSQLCDQFMIKRNYAKTFEGFKTRIISKITAATVIQYINKFIFQRKLNHLKISII; encoded by the coding sequence ATGAACAACATAGAGCAAATATATGAAAGAATTTTGGAAGTTTTAGGACTTTTTTCAGAAAATCAACTGATTAGTTATCAGAGAAGAACACCTAAAATGAGCGATTTAGAAGTCATAAGTCTTAATATTACTGCTGAATACTTGAGTATTGATAGCGAATTACAGTTATTTAGAAAATTGCCAAACTCTCTGATAAACAAAATTGAAAGAAGTGTTTACAATAAGCGAAAACGAAGACTATCCCTACAAACAGAGCAAATTAGACAGCGTATTTCGATGGAGTTCAATGAGTTTGAAGATATTTTTATCGTTGATAGCATGCCAATGAAAGTTTGTGAAAACGTTCGTTCTACTCGTTCAAAAATTTGTAAAGAGCAATCCTATTCTTCACCAACATATGGTTATTGTGCTTCACAGAAATTATATTTCTATGGCTATAAACTACACGCAGTATGTTCTTTAAATGGTGTGATTAAGAATTTTGATATAAGCCCTGCATCCGTTCACGACATCCACTATTTAAAAGATATTGGTGAGCAAATGCGAAACTGTACTTTAATTGGAGATAGAGGCTATTTATCAGCAAAAGTTCAAATAGATTTATTTAACTATGCTAATATTAAATTAGATACACCAATGAGAAGTAATCAGAAAGATTATATTCCTCAATTTTCATTGTACAAGAAAAAGCGAAAACGAATTGAGACATTTTTCTCTCAACTTTGCGACCAATTTATGATTAAAAGAAACTATGCTAAAACTTTTGAAGGCTTTAAAACAAGGATAATCAGTAAAATAACCGCCGCAACGGTTATTCAATATATCAATAAATTTATCTTCCAAAGAAAATTAAATCATCTAAAAATCAGTATTATTTAA
- a CDS encoding T9SS type B sorting domain-containing protein: MKKLILTYLLLWSSVIFSQIIINSADNTALPATVHYCEGSIYNLTLNAESTSTGDYSITETTLNIANPSTFVPFERRTGNSNFSKAIDIGFPFSFYGKTYTKVVVGSNGRLVFGDNADLENLYQSNYQDKVYSGNGTEANRQLPNIIYNQVDTSNPSRALSLANLFLGFTDIGYYNSSDYDKITYSQTIYSGKRGLLISFENIIELHSDYNRTISSKVLLLEDNSFIVRVVKRLGQNAILGIQNSDASKHKFVRNYNNTNWTESGNIAYLFTPNQTLTPSAKWFVDGVERSTDRNFTYLPVNDAERLKAEITFSDGTTPVGNPISQEVEFKKVLTPSISSERQTGCAAGYKLSVQNPITGIVYQWYKEGESFAVATGNSFIATTNGNYYVKANGCQESARTTVDISSDLLPIGFLENQIFTECDALGNNQREINLLDKVGYLTGAGYTVVFLDEQGNVVATEANGYKYTIATGVEKTLQMKVSSSNCTEIRSFKLSYLSLPKDPIAERVCFDTTTYNLRESFENVYFGGRGYTFLYSVDGGNTYSALQEVNPRVNTQLMVKIKHPNFSCESVINLNFEFLDEVRVMPITPFPEHCFNSTEYFDLNQTKRELEYSPDIEATFYTDAALTQLISNLNYRGGGMIYIKVKNKVTECFVIVQDPLILKVNPKPSFISQREQRESTCGSSIFDLTITDLARFTSDGGRCNRYLTVEYYDSSNQKLTESEWRSYNLSTRGRAYAKIFYYGGYFGQVNYDLLEKVKPQAISNQILICTESSYTLDNFKSKVISNPSSYTFLDESGNPLTSDFSWSALPYVVKFYIKNNETDCISDLQQVSFVQNTSVTVNHTINTFEICDTNFDGIATFNLNDWKSQITSDNAAALEFYRDVARTNLISNPQNYQNQIAFGERIYGIAKKTGQCPSDFEFDLKVKIPTEILPISDVHLCYGEPVSVSVSNASDFTSIKWKLPDGTIKTGTSLNLNYSEVQWGVYTVEAVNAVGCPSTITFKITDENQPKIVNVTTDNDRIEVTAEGGVQPYTYIFNGVPQQSNILLNPAGSQYTIQVRSATGCLGAPLSVYFLKFTNVITPNGDGKNDVWTVEHLDKMKEVSMIIMDRYGKPVFKAESGGNLVWDGTEKGRELPSATYWYVIKWYDPATQRNEVKQGWILLKNY, from the coding sequence ATGAAAAAGTTAATACTTACCTATTTACTTCTTTGGAGTTCTGTTATTTTTAGTCAAATAATTATAAATAGTGCTGATAATACAGCTTTGCCAGCGACGGTACATTATTGTGAAGGCAGTATTTATAATTTAACTTTGAACGCTGAATCCACGAGTACGGGAGATTATAGCATTACAGAAACTACTTTAAATATAGCTAATCCTTCTACTTTTGTTCCTTTTGAAAGGAGAACAGGAAATAGTAATTTTTCTAAAGCTATAGATATTGGCTTTCCCTTTAGTTTTTATGGCAAAACCTATACTAAAGTTGTTGTAGGTTCTAATGGTAGATTGGTTTTTGGTGATAATGCTGATTTAGAGAATTTATATCAAAGCAATTATCAAGATAAAGTTTATAGTGGTAATGGTACAGAGGCTAATCGTCAGTTGCCTAATATTATTTATAATCAGGTAGATACTTCAAACCCTTCAAGGGCTTTAAGTTTAGCTAATTTATTTTTAGGTTTTACAGATATAGGTTACTATAACTCTAGCGATTATGATAAAATAACCTATTCACAAACCATTTATAGCGGTAAAAGGGGCTTGTTAATTTCGTTTGAGAATATTATAGAACTTCATTCTGACTATAATAGAACAATTAGCTCTAAAGTGTTATTGTTAGAAGATAATTCTTTTATTGTTAGGGTAGTTAAGAGATTGGGACAAAACGCTATTCTAGGAATTCAAAATTCAGATGCAAGTAAACATAAATTTGTTCGTAACTACAACAACACCAACTGGACTGAAAGTGGAAATATAGCCTATTTATTTACGCCTAACCAAACACTTACACCGAGTGCAAAATGGTTTGTAGATGGTGTAGAACGCTCTACAGATAGAAATTTCACCTACCTGCCTGTAAATGATGCAGAAAGACTAAAAGCCGAAATCACTTTTTCAGACGGTACCACACCTGTAGGGAATCCCATTTCTCAAGAGGTTGAGTTTAAAAAAGTATTAACACCAAGTATTAGCTCTGAAAGACAAACAGGTTGTGCTGCGGGTTATAAACTTTCTGTACAAAACCCTATTACGGGTATCGTATACCAATGGTACAAAGAAGGAGAATCTTTTGCAGTGGCAACAGGCAATTCTTTTATAGCGACTACAAACGGTAATTACTATGTTAAAGCCAATGGTTGCCAAGAATCGGCTAGAACAACGGTAGATATTAGTTCTGATTTACTACCTATAGGCTTTCTAGAGAATCAGATTTTTACAGAGTGTGATGCTTTAGGGAATAATCAAAGAGAAATTAACCTTTTGGATAAGGTAGGTTACCTAACTGGAGCAGGATATACAGTAGTGTTTTTAGATGAACAAGGTAATGTAGTAGCTACAGAAGCTAATGGTTATAAGTATACCATTGCTACAGGAGTTGAAAAAACATTGCAAATGAAAGTGTCTTCTAGCAACTGTACAGAGATTAGAAGTTTTAAATTAAGTTATCTATCTTTACCTAAAGACCCAATAGCGGAGCGAGTGTGTTTTGATACAACTACTTATAACCTTAGAGAAAGTTTTGAAAATGTTTATTTCGGAGGTCGAGGTTATACCTTTCTTTATTCGGTAGATGGAGGCAATACTTATAGTGCTTTGCAAGAGGTAAATCCTAGAGTAAACACACAACTTATGGTAAAAATAAAACACCCTAATTTTAGTTGTGAAAGTGTCATAAACCTAAACTTTGAGTTTTTGGACGAAGTTAGAGTAATGCCTATAACACCTTTTCCTGAACATTGTTTTAACTCTACAGAATATTTTGACCTTAACCAAACTAAAAGAGAGCTAGAATATAGTCCGGATATTGAAGCTACATTTTATACAGATGCAGCTTTAACACAGTTAATTAGTAATCTTAATTATAGGGGAGGAGGAATGATTTATATAAAAGTAAAAAATAAGGTTACAGAGTGTTTTGTAATTGTGCAAGATCCTTTGATATTGAAGGTAAATCCTAAGCCTTCTTTTATAAGTCAAAGAGAGCAAAGGGAGTCTACTTGCGGTTCTTCTATTTTTGATTTAACAATTACAGATTTGGCGAGGTTTACTAGTGATGGAGGAAGATGCAATCGCTATTTAACTGTTGAGTATTATGATAGTAGTAATCAAAAGCTAACAGAATCCGAGTGGAGAAGCTATAATCTTAGCACTCGAGGACGAGCTTATGCAAAAATTTTTTATTATGGAGGATATTTTGGGCAAGTCAATTATGATTTACTAGAGAAAGTGAAGCCACAAGCGATAAGTAATCAGATTTTAATCTGTACTGAAAGTAGCTATACTTTAGATAATTTTAAATCAAAGGTTATCAGTAATCCTAGTAGCTATACATTTTTAGACGAGAGCGGAAATCCACTCACTTCAGATTTTTCTTGGAGTGCTTTGCCTTATGTAGTAAAATTCTACATTAAAAATAATGAAACAGATTGTATATCTGATTTACAGCAAGTTTCATTTGTGCAAAATACATCTGTAACGGTTAATCATACTATCAATACATTTGAAATATGTGATACTAACTTTGACGGAATAGCCACCTTTAACCTTAACGATTGGAAATCTCAAATTACGTCAGACAATGCTGCTGCACTCGAATTTTATAGAGATGTAGCAAGAACAAATTTAATAAGTAATCCACAGAACTATCAAAATCAAATTGCTTTTGGAGAGAGAATTTATGGTATTGCTAAAAAAACAGGACAATGTCCTAGCGATTTTGAATTTGATTTAAAGGTTAAAATACCAACCGAAATATTGCCTATTAGCGATGTGCATTTGTGTTATGGTGAACCTGTGTCTGTTTCGGTATCCAACGCATCTGATTTCACTTCTATTAAATGGAAGCTACCAGACGGTACTATCAAAACAGGTACAAGTCTTAATTTAAATTACTCTGAGGTTCAGTGGGGTGTTTATACGGTAGAAGCAGTTAACGCTGTGGGTTGCCCATCAACAATAACATTTAAGATAACAGACGAAAATCAACCTAAAATTGTAAATGTTACAACCGATAATGATAGGATAGAAGTTACTGCCGAAGGAGGCGTTCAGCCCTACACCTACATTTTTAACGGAGTCCCGCAACAGTCCAATATACTTTTGAACCCCGCTGGTAGCCAATACACAATACAAGTAAGGTCGGCAACTGGATGTTTAGGAGCTCCTTTGTCCGTTTATTTTCTGAAATTTACTAATGTGATAACGCCTAACGGAGATGGTAAAAATGATGTTTGGACGGTGGAACATTTAGATAAAATGAAAGAAGTAAGTATGATTATAATGGACCGCTATGGGAAACCTGTTTTTAAAGCGGAATCTGGTGGTAACTTGGTTTGGGACGGTACAGAGAAAGGACGAGAACTACCTAGTGCCACTTATTGGTATGTTATAAAATGGTACGACCCTGCTACCCAAAGAAACGAAGTTAAACAAGGTTGGATTTTGCTTAAAAACTATTGA
- a CDS encoding APC family permease, with translation MKQLFKTKSYNPNDLGSSFVRTLGVWDIVFFGIAAIIGAGSFSSLGEAIFRGGPGVITLYIICGVACGFTALCYAEFASRIPAAGSAYTYAYASFGELIAWIIGWALIMEYSFGNIYVAFSWSDYFTSFLSRIGINIPDYLTCSYSEAKKAFFKGSTHPALISAWKNAPVIGGLKFIVDIPALVINGLITWVCYIGIKESKNFNNLLVILKLAVVILVIAVGVFYINTDNWTPISNITHQPTMMPNGFIGVMSAVSGVFFAYIGFDALSVLSEETKDPQKTLPKGMIIALVLCTAIYMVLTLVLTGMVDYRKFDGVGDPLSFIFEPSNANVAWMELVVSVTAIIAITSVLLVFQMGQPRIWYSMSRDGLLPKKFQQIHPTRKTPSFATIITGFVVGIPILFTDKSFILDFTSIGTIFAFVLVCGGVLLLPRKEKVEGRFQMPYINAKYIFPVLFTSGVVFFYNLIPEFFSTLMDWNDPEEGEFRLAIFIYLIINLVLSLLAFVKNLSLIPLLGLSSCLYLLTGMTHENWFWFIVWFGIGLVVYFGYGYKNSKLRVQQ, from the coding sequence ATGAAACAACTATTTAAAACAAAATCATATAACCCTAATGACCTAGGAAGCTCCTTTGTGAGAACCTTAGGGGTTTGGGACATTGTATTCTTCGGGATTGCTGCCATTATAGGAGCCGGTAGCTTTAGTAGTCTAGGCGAAGCTATTTTTAGAGGTGGTCCTGGAGTTATTACACTTTATATTATCTGTGGTGTAGCTTGTGGTTTTACGGCTCTATGTTATGCTGAATTTGCTAGTAGAATCCCTGCCGCTGGTTCTGCCTACACCTATGCCTATGCTAGTTTTGGAGAGCTTATAGCTTGGATAATAGGCTGGGCTCTAATTATGGAATATTCTTTTGGAAATATTTATGTTGCCTTTTCTTGGTCAGATTACTTTACTTCGTTTCTTTCTAGAATAGGAATTAATATACCTGACTACCTCACTTGTAGCTACTCCGAAGCTAAAAAAGCCTTTTTCAAAGGGTCTACTCACCCTGCCCTTATTTCGGCTTGGAAAAACGCTCCTGTTATTGGCGGATTAAAATTTATAGTGGATATTCCTGCCTTAGTTATCAATGGGTTAATTACTTGGGTATGCTACATTGGAATAAAAGAAAGTAAAAACTTTAACAACTTATTGGTAATCTTAAAACTTGCTGTTGTTATATTAGTGATAGCTGTAGGTGTATTTTACATCAATACAGATAATTGGACTCCTATAAGCAACATTACACACCAGCCTACAATGATGCCTAATGGATTTATTGGAGTGATGAGTGCCGTTTCTGGCGTATTTTTCGCCTATATAGGTTTTGATGCTTTGAGTGTTTTATCCGAGGAAACCAAAGACCCTCAAAAAACTCTTCCAAAAGGTATGATAATCGCTTTAGTACTTTGTACAGCCATCTATATGGTACTTACACTAGTACTTACAGGTATGGTAGATTATAGAAAGTTTGATGGTGTGGGTGACCCACTTTCATTTATTTTTGAACCTTCCAACGCCAATGTCGCGTGGATGGAACTTGTAGTTTCTGTTACTGCAATTATTGCGATAACCAGTGTTCTTCTCGTATTTCAAATGGGGCAACCTAGAATATGGTACTCTATGAGCCGTGATGGACTGCTTCCTAAAAAATTCCAGCAAATACACCCTACAAGAAAAACCCCTTCTTTTGCTACTATCATTACAGGGTTTGTAGTCGGTATTCCTATACTGTTTACGGATAAATCTTTCATCTTAGATTTTACGAGTATCGGTACTATATTTGCCTTTGTTTTGGTGTGTGGCGGCGTTCTACTTTTACCAAGAAAAGAAAAAGTAGAAGGTCGTTTCCAGATGCCTTACATCAATGCTAAATATATTTTCCCAGTTTTATTTACCAGTGGAGTCGTTTTCTTCTATAATCTCATTCCTGAATTTTTCAGTACTTTGATGGATTGGAACGACCCTGAAGAAGGAGAATTTAGATTGGCCATATTTATTTATCTAATCATTAACCTAGTTTTGTCTCTATTAGCTTTTGTTAAAAATCTATCTCTTATCCCTCTACTAGGATTAAGTTCTTGCCTTTATCTCCTTACGGGAATGACTCACGAAAACTGGTTCTGGTTTATTGTTTGGTTTGGGATTGGGTTGGTAGTTTACTTTGGTTATGGCTACAAAAACAGTAAACTTAGAGTACAACAATAA
- a CDS encoding acyl-CoA thioesterase has translation MTYEERIKQSETHTFKVVFPDTTNHHNTMFGGTVMKMMDEVAFITATRFSRKTIVTVSCDKIDFKKPIPADTLVELIGKVKSVGNTSLKVSVEVFIEEMYANTREKAVFGDFTLVAIDENKKPIKILD, from the coding sequence ATGACTTACGAAGAAAGAATAAAACAATCTGAAACGCACACTTTTAAGGTAGTATTTCCTGACACTACTAACCACCATAATACTATGTTTGGAGGTACTGTTATGAAAATGATGGATGAGGTTGCCTTTATTACTGCAACTAGATTTTCTAGAAAGACCATTGTAACAGTAAGTTGTGATAAAATTGATTTCAAAAAACCTATTCCTGCAGATACTTTAGTAGAACTTATAGGGAAGGTAAAATCTGTAGGAAACACCAGCTTAAAAGTAAGTGTAGAGGTTTTTATCGAAGAAATGTATGCTAACACAAGAGAAAAAGCAGTATTTGGTGATTTCACTCTCGTTGCTATAGATGAGAACAAAAAACCTATTAAAATACTTGACTAA
- a CDS encoding phosphohydrolase, protein MTDKMMKEELLHKAIKIAQNAHRGQTDKYKAPYIGHVMRVMNYGKTLDEKIVGVLHDVVEDCPEYSIEYLKKQGFPDEILFAIECLSKTNPEESYDDFIKRIEQSPLAIAVKINDLTDNMDLKRVNKPLTEKDLKRFNKYLKAYHYLIEKY, encoded by the coding sequence ATGACAGACAAAATGATGAAGGAAGAATTACTCCATAAAGCTATTAAAATAGCTCAAAATGCCCACCGTGGACAAACCGACAAATACAAGGCTCCTTATATAGGGCATGTGATGAGGGTAATGAATTACGGTAAAACTCTAGACGAAAAAATAGTAGGTGTACTACACGATGTTGTAGAAGATTGTCCAGAATACAGCATAGAATATCTAAAAAAACAAGGCTTCCCAGATGAAATATTATTTGCTATAGAATGCCTTTCTAAAACTAATCCAGAGGAAAGCTATGACGATTTTATTAAACGCATAGAACAGTCGCCACTAGCCATTGCTGTTAAAATAAATGATTTAACCGACAATATGGACCTGAAGAGAGTAAATAAGCCTCTCACAGAGAAAGATTTAAAAAGGTTTAATAAATATCTAAAAGCCTATCATTATCTTATAGAAAAATACTAA